One Salvia miltiorrhiza cultivar Shanhuang (shh) chromosome 6, IMPLAD_Smil_shh, whole genome shotgun sequence genomic window, CAATGATACATGTGAAAAGGAGTTGCAATTGCAATATATCACAGACTGAGAAAAGACCTCCACGATGGCGAGAGATAACTTTGGGAACAATCGGAAGGCAAAAGTTAAATGGAAACTTCACATGCCGCAGTTGTATCATAATTACTTAGTAAGAGCATTTTCTAATAAACTACATTGTCCTGGTTATGGACATACTTAGATATTTGCCCAAATTATCTCAAACACCAAGCATACAATACAGTCTATAAATTAAATGAATGAATTTGCAAATTATTTAGTTCAAATTATGATGTCTCTTGAGTTCTAATTCGTTGATTTGTTAGCTTTACATAGTTCTGCAGAAGCTCCAGACATTCCCATATGATACATTGAAATTCAATCCATATGACAAAATTATACGTCTAACAATAGATTGAAAATTGTAGCTAACAGTCAAAACGGACTAGCGCAATAGCATTATATTCCCTTAATTACAATTCTAAACAAAAACTTGTGAAATTCTCCAGATTATAAATTTTCTCTTCTGAGACGGCATAAAAAGTAAGAGCAAACAATCAAAGAAACACTGAAAATTTTCGAGTAGCTGCAAAGATTGAGATTGAGCATAATGAAAACTTAACAGCAATAAAAtctatgaaaattttatttattggtaCCTGTATGAGCTGAAATGGTCTGATCCGAGTATACGACCTCCCATAAGAGGACAAAAACAAGAAGTGCGGAAATCCAGCACCGCGTAAATCTCATGGTCTTGGTACTTGCCTTTCCGAAGCTGAAACTTTTGAAGCCCTAATGTTAACTTTTCCCCCAAACGAAGACGGTGATCAGAGCCGAGGACGAAATCGGAGAAGTTCGACTGCTTACAATCACACGTGACTAAGCCAATAAAAATCAGCCACATCAGCCACGGTTTATGCGTTTGATAGCGCATGAGTGAATCGTTATTATACAATGAATAGTCGAATATACCCCCAACATTTTTTAGAAATTTCAGGCGCGTCTTAATTCttggagaaaaaaaattcacacTCCAAATCGCAGAACCCACTCCAAGAAGAATCGCCTCCATCTCCTAGTGCGTGATCCCCGTCTGCTTCGCAATCAAGTCGTCCATGGTTATCTGCTTCCCGAACGAGCTCGAGGGGTGGAAGGTCGCAATTGAGGTTGGGTTTTCTTGCCAATTTCCCTGATCTGTAAAATTGAAGTGTGTTGAAGTTGCAGTTGCAAAATTCTCCGATCTTTTAGCTTGAGAAAATTGAAGTGCAGTTGAAGTTGTGTTTTCTTCCATTTGATTTGAGGGGCAAATTTGTGAGAAAATTTTTAAACTAGATCTACTGTCATTGCCGCATCTAGAGGTGGCAAAAAAAAccggaaccgggaaccgaaccgaaaaaccggaCCGTCCGGGAGGGTTCTGGAATCGAAACCGTGATACATGGttccgaaccgaaaccgaaacCGTGCTCAGCCGGTTCGGATTTCTCAAACCGCCGGTTCCCGGTCCCGAATCGGAACCGAACCGTGGAACCAGGAACCGGGATGGAACCGTGCCCAGAACCGCCTTGGAATCGTGAACCGAAGGTTCCACGGTTAGAACCGTGGAACTGTGCCCCCCAAGATCGccttgtaattttaatgatttggtcaagtaattatagtcgtaagaaaaaataatcattgatatgaataaaggtaatattttttaaaaataaaaaaaaatagaaaaagtgtAATTATTgacttaataaaaattaattattcatatgaagaaatgtaatatttgaaaattattaatattttttttcacgataattgttatttttacgcatgaaaacttgtaattttagttatttggtcaaataattattgtcgtaagtgatatgaataaatgtaatatttttagaaaagatgaaataattggaaaaaagaaaaaatatataaaaaatctgaaaataaaaaattaacgaaaaaataaaagaaaataaagaaaatcctttactaaaataaaataaagaaaatatttgatcaaataattattgtcctAAGAAAATCCTTTACTATTAATATGATGAAAGgtaatctataaaaaaatattactacattttttcatattgatagttattttttatcataataataattgctttgaaataaataaaataaatattgtaaaaaaaggagaaaataactttgaattataagttcaatttagaaaataatgtatatgaactttatattttcttgtgtcatttattttattaaagcaaatttcattaaattttacacaacaatacataaaataatacgaattagataaaaaaaaaaaaaaaacggacgGTTCTAACGGTTCAAACCGGACCGGCggttccgaaccggaaccggaaccgccggttcacggttcggaaccgaaaccgtgagGGTTATTTTTCGGATCGGTTTCGATTCCAGTTtttggaaccgggaaccgaaccgtggCCACCTCTACACTGAAACAGTGTTTTAGGCCCGGGCCGGTCATTAAACTCGGGTTTCCCATGGTCCATTGCTTGGTTACCAAACGAAAATATAAACCCAGTTAAGGAGCTaatattggctaatacactgtattagctaatttagtatagatcagtctagtgtttgatattatttagtaataatgcggatgacccgtTTTTAATCTCACGACCCaatattattaatccagatttcttaggattaataataccacctccctctaggattaacttaaaccaggatattctATATTTAGCCATGATAACAAACatcaactcagtattaataatctgtcattacCATTTAGTCATGATAGCAAGCatcaactcagtattaataatctgtcattatccacgctaaatattctggttacaaattatcctacataatcctttactgaaaatcaaacgagCCCTAACTGCGTTATCAAACTGGCCCTAATGTTTTGTTTTAGTAAAATTCATAATTATTGCTCTACTAATTTACTTCTAGCGGGcccctcaaaaaaaatttacttctagTGGGAACGCACTCCAATCTGAACGACGTCGTTGCAGGCCAAGATGCGGCAATGCAGAGTGAAGCTTAGATCCAAGCAGTAAACAGTGAGCCAGTCAACAACTTTGCTTCAGATTCCCAAATTGGAGCCCTAGTGCATCAATTAGGTACTTAATTTGATCGTTGATCATTCTACTTGTACATATACAATCTAATGGCGAAGCATTCGACGGTGGCATCGTTCATTCCAGTCCAAAAGCGGTGGTCATTGATGATATTATTATGCATCGCTCTCTCCACCGCCTTCGCGTTCTTTATCGGAGCCTCATTCAATTCCTGTAACTCTGTCGAGTACCCCGACAACCACAATTTTAATGCTCCGATTCACTCATTCAACTCAGGCGGCACCACTGCTGCGAATGAAGAAAAATCGCTCGATTTTATGAAATCAAAGTTTGTGCTTATGGTCTCGCATGAGCTCTCGCTCTCAGGTACTTCTAATTTTACTACAATTGATAATTTTTTCGAGAATCTTGTTAATAGGAACTCATTGTGAAATGCGTAATTGATCAATACTGAGTCCGGGTACGATATTCCAACACGTCGTGGATATGAGTTTTGACTACTTTCTGAGAAATGcaagactttttttttaaaggttGTGACTTGTAAATACGTAGTTTGTGTTTGTTTAGGTCTTTGGTTAAATTCTCTTGTTCATACCTTTTAACCAGTTTCTCCGAAAAGTGTGTTATGTTTGAAAATGCGTAGTGTGACAATTGTTTAGACAACACCAATCTTTTGGAAATAAATCTGTAAGAGACTGGAATGATAAGTTCATTTTCCTACAAATTTTGACAGGTGGACCTTTACTTCTAATGGAGCTTGCCTTTCTGTTAAGAACTGTTGGTACACGAGTTGTCTGGATCACTAATCAGAAGCCTGCTGAATCGGATGACGTGATTTTCAGTTTGGAGCAACGAATGACTGACAGAGGAGTGGAGGTATAGTTCAGCTCATAATCTTGATATCAACCTAATTGAGCACTATTCTTCAACCAAATATATTGCATCAGAATCATAATAGTGATGTTTTCATTCAATGCAGATCATGTCTGCAAAGGGGCATGAAACTGTTGACGCAGCTCTTAAAGCTGATCTAGTCATTTTAAATACTGCCGTGGCTGGCAAGTGGCTGGATGCTGTGCTCCAAGAAAATGTTGCTCGAGTACTCCCCAAGGTTTTGTGGTGGATTCATGAAATGCGAGGGCATTACTTCAAACTGGAGTATGTTAAGCACCTCCCTTTTGTTGCAGGTGCCATGATTGATTCACAAACTACTGCTGACTACTGGAAGAACCGAACTCATGAACGATTAGGGTATACCACTTCACGTCCTGTATAAGATACTTACCGTTCTGTTTGGCTATTTCAAGAAACGTTGTGTATCTGCAACATAATTTAGAAGAAAAATGTTCAGTTAGCTGATGATTCACATCTTAGCCGACTTCACTATTATTCAGCTCTTTATCCTTTAATGCTGCAATTTCCTGAATGCATCCCATTAGGTACTTATTTTCCAGTTTCTTCTTGCAGACAATTCTAAGAGattgatattttctctctctgcCAATGGTGCAGGATAAAGATGCCTGAGACCTACGTTGTCCACCTTGGGAATAGCAAAGAGTTGATGGAAGTAGCCGAAGACAGTGTTGCCAGAAGGGTCCTTCGGGAGCATATTAGGGAATCTCTTGGCATACGGAAAGATGATGTTTTGTTTGCCATTATCAACAGTATGCTCTTTAAACAGTCAAAGCTTAGTTTATTCTTGACTATTTCTTCTGCAATTGTTGCTTTTATTCCTTTTAATGGAAAATTGGCACTTTTGAATATGTTAGACCTTCAACTATGAGAGGACTTTGATAGAAGTTTTCACATATGCATTTAGGCTATATGTTTCGTCCAGATGCTGATTACCAAGAATTGAACAGAAACTAAATGGATTTGAACAGATACTGATTAACATTTTTTTACTGTTAATTTTTTCCTTGTAAATTGACGGTTTTAAATGTGTTAGTGGATATAGGAAACAACCAAAGACCTGCTTTGTGTCTAGTGTAATAAGAGAAGCATGCATTGGTTATTGAAACTGTGGATATGCGGAAAGATAGGTCACTGGACCATATAGTTTGCTTGTTTCTTTCTGCTTCATAGGCTCATAGCTGATTGATGCCTTCAGATTAAGGAGCACAAACTTTCTATCTTTTATTGGATTGTTAACAATGGAATGCCCTCATAAAAATTATGACACTGCATGGAGAAGCGAATGGGCCTAGTGGCCCCAGTATCACAGGAAATATTCACCGTACACCTCTGCTTCTCAAACTTCTATGTGCATTATTATGCTAATTATAGCTGATATATTTTGGGGTGAACAGTGTAAATGTTGAAGTAAAGAAATATTATCTCTACTTAAAGCCCCTATTAGATTAGAAATTAACCTTTACTTCAGAACTCTTAATAAAGCAGTACATTCTCTATTTCAAACAAAAAACACAAAACTATGTTACTTGTGATTGCATTGACTAGACAGATTCTCAGCTATAGGTTCTTTGTTGCTGCAGGTGTTTCCCGAGGGAAAGGTCAGGATCTATTTCTTAAAGGTTTCTATGAAGCTCTGCAACTCAGCAAAGAGAGGAAACTTAAAGTGCCACCTATGCATGCAGTTATAGTGGGTAGTGACATGAGTGCCCAGACTAAATTTGAAACAGAACTTCGCAACTTTGTTGCTGACAAGAAAATTCAGGAGAATGTTCACTTTGTGAACAAAACACTAAATGTTGCACCTTATCTGGCTTCAATTGATATTCTTGTCCAAAACTCACAGGTACTTAGTTTATCGGAAGATGTTTCATGTGTCATTCTGGTATAAGGGTGTTTGATTTTCCAATTTAATATCATTATATCCTCTTTCGTTGATGAAAAATTGTTATAATTGAATTTCACATGATCTTAATGCTAGGTAACATCATGAAACAGATATGGAAAACCATTCTCTTACTTCAAAATTTGGAACGATAATAGAGATGCAGTATTGAGAAATATGATCCACTTGGATGTAAAGATGAGATTAATTTCTGTTTTGGCACTGAAGAAAGCATTGTATGTTGGTAAATGTAGGCCCGTGGTGAGTGTTTTGGGAGGATAACCATTGAAGCCATGGCTTTTCAGCTACCTGTACTGGTGAGATTTGCactattgtttttatgtttttttgttGTGCATGCAACACTTGGGGTTTCTCGAAGCTCGGTTATCACTTGTATAATATAGAGTCAAGGTCCTACTACTGGGTCATGTAGATTATCTTTACATCTCGATTTTGTTATGAAATATCTAGATTCTTAAAATACTATGAATAtcacttgtattttttttaggcaGCAGGTGAATCTTTGTTGATTGGCTGGGTTATCCTATGAATATCACTGAACTTATATCTCATATGCTTGTAGGGTACTGCAGCTGGAGGTACAATGGAGATTGTAGTGAACAGCACAACCGGTTGGCTTCATCCAGCTGGCAAAGAAGGTGTAACACCGCTCGCTGAAAACATCATTCAGCTGGCCACAAACGTAGAAATGAGAAGGACAATGGGGATGAAGGGTTACGCTCGGGTCAAAGAAATGTTTCTGGAACACCATATGTCACATAGAATATCCTTGGTCTTAAAGGATGTTCTGCAGAAGGCAAAGGGATCAATTAACTAACTCAGAAACCACCTCTCAGGTACTAGGCAGAACTTTTAACCTGCAAACATGATGAGATACGTGGATGAGCTTACATAAATGCTACAACCTCTCACATGACGAGCTTTCTATGATGTGATGAGA contains:
- the LOC130988158 gene encoding uncharacterized protein LOC130988158: MAKHSTVASFIPVQKRWSLMILLCIALSTAFAFFIGASFNSCNSVEYPDNHNFNAPIHSFNSGGTTAANEEKSLDFMKSKFVLMVSHELSLSGGPLLLMELAFLLRTVGTRVVWITNQKPAESDDVIFSLEQRMTDRGVEIMSAKGHETVDAALKADLVILNTAVAGKWLDAVLQENVARVLPKVLWWIHEMRGHYFKLEYVKHLPFVAGAMIDSQTTADYWKNRTHERLGIKMPETYVVHLGNSKELMEVAEDSVARRVLREHIRESLGIRKDDVLFAIINSVSRGKGQDLFLKGFYEALQLSKERKLKVPPMHAVIVGSDMSAQTKFETELRNFVADKKIQENVHFVNKTLNVAPYLASIDILVQNSQARGECFGRITIEAMAFQLPVLGTAAGGTMEIVVNSTTGWLHPAGKEGVTPLAENIIQLATNVEMRRTMGMKGYARVKEMFLEHHMSHRISLVLKDVLQKAKGSIN